In Arvicola amphibius chromosome 1, mArvAmp1.2, whole genome shotgun sequence, one DNA window encodes the following:
- the Zfta gene encoding uncharacterized protein C11orf95 homolog, translating to MEPGGDHRSRSGGGRGGPGPAVSSARGRRLPPAAASGGAEPEEDDGGQALQLEGGALGSWGSTPLPSSRARGPASSGRKYSDHCEARASRPGKSRIPGRDHRRYYHDHWRLEYLMDFIPSRHGMVCMVCGSSLATLKLSTIKRHIRQKHPYSLHWSTREKEVISNSWDAHLGLGACGEAESLGAQGAEEEEEDEEEEEGANLQACPPKGPGKAPAGGGCRRQRRGTRGGPVAPRRRRLVASRRAGGSRGLGARRLERRLKESLQNWFRAECLMDYDPRGNRLVCMACGRALPSLHLDDIRAHVLEVHPSSLGLSGPQRSALLQAWGDQPEALSELSQSSPDDDLVPQDLTRKSRDSAPAAGAPSSQDLSPPDVKEEAGWVPERPGPAEQEEEAEEGEGEGQRAGISVRPRRGRDHRRHYQERWRLEYLMELDGCRRGLVCMVCGGALASLKMSTIKRHIRQRHPGSTSLSGPVKALIAQEWSEKAAHLLALGLPSPESPSDPVAPSTASASEEGGGAEEAEPEEEWWGDTPLSPGAPSERPAEEEEDEDDGQEPGGLAFPPLPLPPPPPPPPPPPRSREQRRNYQPRWRGEYLMDYDGSRRGLVCMVCGGALATLKVSTIKRHILQVHPFSMDFTPEERQTILEAYEEAALRCYGHEGFGPPAPAPRDGGADLKPGAVCRA from the exons ATGGAGCCCGGCGGGGACCACCGGAGCCGGAGCGGCGGCGGCAGGGGCGGCCCCGGGCCCGCAGTGTCCTCGGCACGGGGCCGACGGCTGCCGCCCGCTGCAGCGAGCGGCGGCGCGGAGCCCGAGGAGGACGACGGCG GACAAGCTCTTCAGCTGGAAGGGGGTGCCTTGGGGTCCTGGGGGAGTACCCCACTACCCTCCTCCAGGGCCAGGGGACCAGCATCTTCAGGCAGGAAATACTCAGATCATTGTGAGGCTCGGGCCTCGAGGCCTGGAAAGAGCCGCATCCCTGGCAGGGACCATCGGCGCTACTACCACGACCACTGGAGACTGGAGTACCTGATGGACTTCATTCCCTCCCGGCACGGcatggtgtgtatggtgtgtggcaGCTCCCTGGCCACCCTCAAGCTCAGCACCATCAAGAGGCACATCCGCCAGAAGCACCCCTACTCCCTACATTGGAGTACCCGGGAAAAGGAAGTCATCAGCAACAGCTGGGATGCCCACCTGGGGCTGGGGGCCTGTGGTGAGGCTGAGAGCCTAGGGGCCCAGggggctgaggaggaggaagaagatgaagaggaggaggagggggccaACCTTCAAGCTTGCCCACCCAAGGGCCCAG GCAAAGCCCCAGCTGGTGGGGGCTGCCGGCGCCAGCGGCGAGGGACTCGAGGGGGCCCAGTGGCACCTCGGCGCCGGCGCCTGGTAGCCTCCCGAAGGGCTGGGGGCAGCAGGGGGCTAGGGGCCCGGCGCCTGGAGCGGAGGCTGAAGGAGTCCCTGCAGAACTGGTTCCGGGCCGAGTGTCTCATGGACTACGACCCACGGGGGAATCGGCTGGTGTGCATGGCCTGTGGCCGGGCACTGCCAAGCCTGCACTTGGACGACATCCGTGCTCACGTGCTGGAGGTGCACCCCAGCTCCCTAGGGCTCAGTGGCCCCCAGCGCAGTGCCCTGCTGCAGGCCTGGGGTGACCAGCCTGAGGCTCTGTCCGAGCTCAGCCAGTCCTCACCAG ACGATGACCTCGTCCCCCAGGACCTGACCAGAAAGAGCCGGGACTCCGCCCCCGCTGCTGGAGCCCCTTCCTCTCAGGATCTCAGCCCCCCAGACGTAAAGGAAGAGGCTGGCTGGGTGCCTGAGAGGCCCGGGCcggcagagcaggaggaggaggccgAGGAGGGCGAGGGAGAGGGCCAGAGGGCAGGCATCTCGGTCCGGCCTCGGAGGGGCCGAGACCATCGCCGCCACTACCAGGAGCGCTGGCGGCTGGAGTACCTCATGGAGCTGGACGGTTGCCGGCGCGGCCTGGTGTGCATGGTGTGCGGGGGCGCGCTGGCCTCGCTCAAGATGAGCACCATCAAGCGACACATCCGCCAGCGCCACCCGGGCTCTACCAGCCTCAGCGGGCCAGTCAAGGCCCTCATCGCCCAGGAATGGAGCGAGAAGGCTGCGCACCTGCTGGCCCTGGGGCTGCCCAGCCCGGAGTCCCCCAGCGACCCTGTTGCCCCCAGCACAGCCTCAGCCtctgaggaggggggaggggcagaggaggcGGAGCCAGAGGAGGAGTGGTGGG GCGACACGCCGCTGTCCCCCGGGGCTCCATCGGAGCGGCCcgcagaagaagaggaggatgaagatgACGGTCAGGAGCCCGGGGGGCTAGCCTTCCCGCCGCTACCATTGCCCCCGCCGCcacctcccccgcccccgccgcctCGCAGCCGGGAGCAGCGGCGCAACTACCAGCCGCGCTGGCGGGGCGAGTACCTGATGGACTACGACGGCAGCCGGCGCGGCCTGGTGTGCATGGTGTGCGGGGGCGCGCTGGCCACGCTCAAGGTGAGCACAATCAAGCGACACATCCTGCAGGTGCATCCCTTCTCCATGGACTTCACCCCAGAGGAGCGCCAGACCATTCTGGAGGCTTACGAGGAGGCGGCACTACGGTGCTACGGCCACGAGGGCTTCGGGCCACCAGCCCCGGCGCCGCGGGACGGCGGTGCGGACCTCAAGCCGGGCGCGGTTTGTCGCGCGTAG